A genome region from Rattus norvegicus strain BN/NHsdMcwi chromosome 17, GRCr8, whole genome shotgun sequence includes the following:
- the Ctsrl1 gene encoding cathepsin R like 1 precursor, whose amino-acid sequence MTPAVFIAILCLGVASGAPILDPSLDAEWQEWKKKYDKSYSLEEEELRRAVWEENLKMIKLHNGENGLGKNGFTMEINEFGDTTGEEFRKMMVEFPVQTHREGKSIMKRAAGSIFPKFVDWRKKGYVTPVRRQGNCNACWAFSVTGAIEAQTIWQSGKLIPLSVQNLVDCSKPQGNNGCLGGDTYNAFQYVLHNGGLQSEATYPYEGKDGPCRYNPKNSSAEITGFVSLPESEDILMVAVATIGPISAGIDASHESFKFYKKGIYHEPNCSSNSVTHGVLVVGYGFKGNDTGGDHYWLIKNSWGKQWGIRGYMKITKDKNNHCAIASYAHYPTI is encoded by the exons ATGACTCCTGCTGTCTTCATAGCCATCCTTTGTTTGGGAGTGGCCTCAGGTGCTCCAATACTTGACCCCAGTTTGGATGCTGAATGGCAAGAGTGGAAGAAAAAATATGACAAATCATATAGCCTG GAGGAAGAAGAACTGAGGAGAGCAGTATGGGAAGAAAACCTGAAAATGATCAAACTGCACAATGGGGAGAATGGACTGGGTAAGAATGGCTTCACCATGGAAATAAATGAATTTGGTGACACG ACTGGTGAAGAATTCAGGAAAATGATGGTTGAATTTCCAGTTCAGACTCACAGGGAGGGGAAAAGTATCATGAAACGTGCAGCTGGTAGCATTTTCCCCAAATTTGTTGATTGGCGAAAGAAAGGCTATGTGACTCCTGTGCGGAGACAG GGCAACTGCAATGCTTGTTGGGCATTTTCTGTGACTGGTGCCATAGAAGCACAAACAATCTGGCAAAGTGGCAAACTCATCCCTCTGAGTGTGCAGAACCTGGTAGATTGTTCTAAACCTCAAGGCAACAATGGTTGTCTTGGTGGTGATACATATAATGCATTCCAGTATGTTTTGCACAATGGCGGTCTTCAGTCCGAGGCAACATATCCATATGAAGGGAAA GATGGACCATGCCGGTATAATCCAAAGAATTCATCTGCTGAAATCACAGGATTTGTGTCCCTACCCGAAAGTGAGGATATCCTAATGGTTGCTGTAGCAACTATTGGGCCCATCTCTGCTGGAATTGATGCTTCACATGAATCTTTCAAGTTCTATAAGAAAG gTATTTATCATGAGCCAAATTGTAGCAGTAATTCTGTGACTCATGGAGTTCTTGTGGTTGGTTATGGGTTTAAAGGAAATGATACCGGTGGTGATCACTACTGGCTGATCAAAAACAG CTGGGGTAAACAATGGGGCATTAGAGGCTACATGAAGATCACCAAAGACAAGAACAACCACTGTGCAATTGCTTCATATGCTCACTATCCTACTATTTGA